The Clostridium sp. AWRP genome has a window encoding:
- a CDS encoding OadG family protein yields MSNLIICILAIICIVLLISLCSTRSKYERLKYKNSKESPNINKNKEAPEAVLENSMEDEEELIAVIAAAVMSIPNVGSGMIVRSIRRMEPAVSPWVIMGRQKQMNEI; encoded by the coding sequence ATGTCTAATTTAATAATCTGCATACTTGCGATTATTTGTATTGTTTTATTGATTTCATTATGCAGTACAAGGTCGAAATACGAGAGATTAAAATATAAAAATAGCAAAGAGTCTCCAAATATAAATAAGAATAAGGAAGCACCTGAAGCAGTGCTGGAAAATTCAATGGAAGATGAAGAAGAACTTATAGCTGTTATAGCGGCAGCTGTTATGTCAATTCCAAATGTTGGTTCAGGTATGATTGTGAGATCTATAAGAAGAATGGAACCTGCTGTTTCACCCTGGGTAATTATGGGGCGTCAGAAACAGATGAATGAAATTTAA
- a CDS encoding biotin/lipoyl-containing protein produces MRKFNITVNGKTYEVEVDEVNGNNTSKASAYTPVSQVASEPSQASVSTPAEKPLPQKQVLEGCGGETILAPMPGNVIDIKVKEGDVVNKNDVVFILEAMKMQNEIRASKGGKVVQIAVTKGSSVNTGDLLIVLN; encoded by the coding sequence ATGAGAAAATTTAATATAACTGTAAATGGTAAAACATATGAAGTTGAAGTGGATGAAGTAAATGGAAACAATACATCTAAAGCTTCTGCATATACACCGGTATCCCAAGTAGCATCGGAACCATCTCAAGCATCAGTGTCAACGCCTGCTGAAAAACCATTACCCCAAAAACAAGTTTTGGAAGGATGCGGTGGAGAAACTATATTAGCTCCAATGCCGGGTAATGTTATTGATATTAAGGTAAAAGAGGGAGATGTTGTTAATAAAAACGACGTTGTATTTATACTTGAAGCTATGAAAATGCAGAATGAAATAAGAGCTTCTAAAGGAGGAAAAGTTGTACAAATAGCGGTAACAAAGGGATCTTCAGTAAATACAGGAGATTTATTAATAGTGTTAAATTAA
- a CDS encoding sigma 54-interacting transcriptional regulator codes for MSDSRALELNNLLKGSEETLKLKIKTLYSIIEHCYDGICITDGNGNVLFLNSSYERITDVKRSEVVGENMACIEKNKATSRSNVFLALKDRRTVTIQKKTKMGREVLISSSPIFDKNMNIILVVTTVRDITKLLEMKDEVGVKDSRINGESNIYLQNIKEDFLKQHGIIVQDERMLDVLKVVIKVSKVDTTVLLLGETGVGKGKIARYIHDNSTRSDKKFVKIDCASIPPNLIESELFGYEGGAFTSANKNGKIGSFQLADGGTVFLDEIGELPLNMQVKLLRVLQEKEIKKVGGYKNIKVDVRIIAATNRNLKDMVNKKLFRSDLYYRLNVVPITILPLRYRKGDIEPLVNYFLNSFNNKYGFNKTISCDAMEFLKNYKWPGNIRELKNIIERSMIISNDNKILTKDIHIEGIFDDFNNRKEIVNGNDNFTLRNAVVDLEEALIEKAFKKYGNVRSAACELGISAATLVRKRKRYMKTKV; via the coding sequence ATGTCAGATAGCAGAGCATTAGAACTTAATAATCTTTTAAAAGGAAGTGAAGAAACACTAAAATTAAAAATAAAAACATTATATAGTATAATTGAACATTGTTATGATGGTATATGTATAACTGATGGAAATGGAAATGTCCTATTTTTGAATAGTTCTTATGAAAGAATTACAGATGTCAAGCGGAGTGAAGTAGTTGGAGAGAACATGGCATGTATTGAAAAAAATAAAGCTACTTCTAGATCAAATGTTTTTTTAGCGTTGAAAGATAGAAGAACTGTTACGATTCAAAAGAAAACTAAGATGGGAAGAGAGGTATTGATTTCGTCCAGTCCTATTTTTGACAAAAACATGAATATAATTTTAGTGGTTACTACTGTTAGAGATATTACAAAATTGCTTGAAATGAAGGATGAGGTTGGTGTAAAAGATAGCAGGATAAATGGGGAAAGTAATATCTATCTACAAAATATAAAAGAAGATTTTTTAAAACAACATGGTATTATAGTGCAGGATGAAAGAATGCTTGATGTTTTGAAGGTAGTAATAAAAGTATCTAAAGTTGATACTACAGTGCTTTTGCTTGGAGAGACTGGTGTTGGAAAAGGAAAGATAGCAAGGTATATACATGATAATAGTACTAGAAGTGATAAAAAATTTGTAAAAATAGATTGTGCTTCTATACCACCAAATTTAATAGAATCCGAATTGTTTGGATATGAAGGTGGTGCTTTTACAAGTGCAAATAAAAATGGTAAGATAGGAAGTTTTCAACTTGCAGATGGTGGAACTGTATTTTTAGATGAAATAGGGGAACTTCCATTAAATATGCAGGTAAAATTATTAAGGGTACTTCAAGAAAAAGAAATAAAAAAGGTAGGTGGCTATAAAAACATAAAAGTAGATGTAAGGATTATTGCTGCAACTAACAGAAATTTAAAGGATATGGTAAATAAAAAACTATTTAGAAGTGATTTATATTATAGGCTTAATGTAGTTCCAATTACAATTTTACCTTTGAGATATAGAAAAGGTGATATTGAACCTTTAGTAAATTATTTTTTAAATTCATTTAATAATAAGTATGGTTTTAATAAAACCATTAGCTGTGATGCTATGGAATTTTTAAAAAATTATAAATGGCCAGGTAATATTAGAGAATTAAAAAATATAATAGAAAGATCTATGATTATAAGCAATGACAATAAAATATTAACAAAAGATATTCATATTGAAGGAATATTTGATGATTTTAACAATAGAAAGGAAATTGTAAATGGAAATGATAATTTTACTTTAAGAAATGCAGTTGTAGATTTAGAGGAAGCTTTAATAGAAAAAGCTTTTAAAAAATATGGAAATGTCAGATCAGCTGCTTGTGAACTTGGAATAAGTGCAGCTACGCTTGTTAGAAAAAGAAAAAGATATATGAAAACAAAAGTTTAA
- the mce gene encoding methylmalonyl-CoA epimerase: MSIVKKIDHIGIAVKSIDEALKFYEGVLGLKCSGTEEVKSQKVITAFIPIGDSEIELLQATSEDSPIAKFIEKKREGIQHIALRVDNVETALKELKEDNMRLIDEHPRNGAGGAKIAFVHPKSTKGILLELCQR; this comes from the coding sequence ATGAGTATTGTTAAAAAAATTGACCATATTGGAATTGCTGTAAAAAGTATTGACGAAGCTTTAAAATTTTATGAAGGTGTTTTAGGACTTAAATGCTCGGGAACAGAAGAAGTTAAATCTCAAAAAGTAATAACTGCGTTTATACCAATAGGAGATAGTGAGATTGAACTGCTGCAGGCAACAAGTGAGGACAGTCCTATAGCAAAATTCATTGAAAAGAAAAGAGAAGGAATTCAACATATAGCTCTAAGAGTAGACAATGTGGAAACTGCACTTAAAGAACTAAAGGAAGATAACATGAGGCTTATAGACGAGCATCCTAGAAATGGTGCAGGTGGTGCAAAAATTGCTTTTGTGCATCCCAAAAGTACAAAAGGTATACTTTTGGAACTCTGCCAGAGATAA
- the meaB gene encoding methylmalonyl Co-A mutase-associated GTPase MeaB, with protein sequence MNIEDIKEGLVQGKKRAASRLITMFENGDSRALDVMKELYSCTGKAKVIGITGPPGAGKSTVTDQVAKLIRKQNKKVGIIAIDPTSPFSHGAILGDRVRMCDLNTDQGVFIRSMGTRGALGGLSGAAYGAINILDIFGMDYIFIETVGVGQSEVDIVKVADIVVMVMVPGLGDDIQTMKAGIMEIGDIFAVNKSDREGASRTAAEIKTMLSFSTKKELESPVLNITAKDNEGIDKLFSAIDERYNKMTSSGLLNKKRKDKLQDEIVSILKNKLIKSALDLGHETMTVETIVSDVFNKKLDPYTASTILFKNLKIGDGL encoded by the coding sequence ATGAATATTGAAGATATTAAGGAAGGACTTGTTCAGGGCAAAAAAAGAGCTGCCTCAAGGTTAATAACTATGTTTGAAAATGGTGACAGCAGAGCTTTAGATGTAATGAAAGAACTCTATAGCTGTACAGGAAAGGCAAAAGTTATAGGAATAACAGGACCGCCTGGTGCAGGTAAAAGCACTGTAACAGATCAGGTTGCAAAACTTATTAGAAAACAAAATAAGAAGGTTGGGATTATAGCTATTGATCCTACAAGTCCCTTTTCCCACGGAGCAATACTTGGAGACAGAGTTAGAATGTGTGATCTCAATACTGATCAAGGGGTATTTATAAGAAGCATGGGTACTAGGGGTGCACTTGGAGGACTTTCAGGAGCTGCGTATGGAGCCATAAATATTCTTGATATTTTTGGAATGGATTATATATTTATTGAAACTGTTGGAGTTGGTCAGTCTGAGGTGGATATTGTAAAAGTGGCTGACATAGTGGTTATGGTTATGGTTCCTGGACTTGGAGATGATATACAAACCATGAAGGCAGGAATAATGGAAATAGGAGATATATTTGCAGTCAATAAGTCTGATAGAGAGGGAGCTTCACGTACGGCTGCTGAAATAAAAACTATGTTGAGTTTCAGTACAAAAAAAGAATTAGAATCACCTGTACTTAATATAACTGCAAAAGATAATGAGGGGATTGATAAATTATTTTCAGCTATAGATGAAAGATACAATAAAATGACATCCAGTGGATTATTAAATAAAAAAAGAAAAGATAAATTGCAAGATGAAATAGTTTCTATTTTGAAAAACAAACTTATAAAATCGGCTTTGGATTTAGGTCACGAAACAATGACTGTGGAAACAATCGTATCGGATGTATTCAATAAAAAACTTGACCCATATACAGCGTCAACAATATTATTTAAAAATTTAAAAATAGGGGATGGATTGTAA
- a CDS encoding carboxyl transferase domain-containing protein, whose protein sequence is MSKISDLIDSKKKIEEGGGKDRIEKQHKKGKMFARERIEYLLDIGSFVEVGVFVSHRCINFGMENKEIPDEGVVTGYGTIGGRLVYVFAQDFTSTGGALGEMHAKKICNIFDMAIKTGAPVIGINDSGGARIQEGVDALSGYGNIFYKNTKASGVIPQISIIMGPCAGGAVYSPALTDFIFMVDKTSQMFITGPQVLKTVTGEQVTVEELGGAEPHNTKSGVAHFEAPNETACFDQVKKLLEYLPSNNTESAPELEIEDDLNRSVPELDSLIPDNPNKPYDMKDIIIKIVDEGSFFEVQERYAQNIVIGFGRINGKSIGIVANQPKVLAGCLDINSSDKASRFIRTCDAFNIPLLNIVDVPGFLPGVNEEYGGIIRHGAKMLYAYSEATVPKVTMIVRKAYGGSYVAMCSKDLGADVVYAWPTAQIAVMGPDGAANIVFKKEIKSAKDPEAERRIRIKKYKDDFVTPYMAAKRGYVDDIIVPSESRKRLVAVFEMLKNKRDSNLPRKHGNIPV, encoded by the coding sequence ATGAGCAAAATTAGTGATTTGATTGATTCTAAAAAGAAAATAGAAGAGGGTGGGGGAAAAGATAGAATAGAAAAGCAGCATAAAAAAGGTAAAATGTTTGCCAGAGAAAGAATTGAATATTTGCTTGATATAGGAAGCTTTGTTGAAGTTGGAGTGTTTGTAAGCCATAGATGTATTAATTTTGGTATGGAGAATAAAGAAATACCTGATGAAGGTGTAGTTACAGGATATGGGACTATAGGTGGCAGATTGGTATATGTTTTTGCACAGGATTTTACTTCCACAGGAGGGGCTCTAGGTGAAATGCATGCAAAAAAAATATGCAATATATTTGATATGGCAATTAAAACAGGAGCGCCTGTAATTGGAATTAATGATTCTGGTGGAGCGAGAATTCAGGAAGGTGTAGATGCACTTTCAGGATATGGAAATATATTCTATAAGAATACAAAGGCATCAGGAGTAATACCCCAGATCTCCATAATAATGGGACCATGTGCAGGAGGAGCAGTATATTCTCCAGCATTAACTGATTTTATATTCATGGTGGATAAAACCAGTCAGATGTTTATAACAGGACCTCAGGTTTTAAAAACAGTTACAGGCGAGCAGGTAACGGTAGAAGAATTGGGGGGAGCTGAACCTCATAATACAAAATCCGGAGTAGCACATTTTGAGGCTCCTAACGAAACTGCTTGTTTTGATCAAGTTAAAAAACTTCTAGAGTATCTTCCGTCAAATAATACAGAAAGTGCACCGGAACTTGAAATTGAAGATGATTTAAATAGGAGTGTACCGGAACTTGATAGTTTGATACCAGACAACCCTAATAAACCTTATGATATGAAAGATATAATTATTAAAATAGTGGATGAAGGAAGTTTCTTTGAAGTTCAGGAAAGATATGCTCAAAATATTGTAATTGGCTTTGGAAGAATAAATGGAAAAAGCATAGGGATAGTAGCGAATCAACCAAAAGTGCTTGCAGGATGTCTTGATATAAATTCTTCAGATAAAGCTTCAAGATTTATAAGAACATGTGATGCATTTAATATTCCTTTATTAAATATAGTTGATGTACCTGGATTTTTACCTGGAGTTAACGAGGAATATGGAGGAATAATAAGGCATGGTGCAAAAATGCTTTATGCATATTCTGAAGCTACCGTCCCAAAAGTAACTATGATTGTTAGAAAAGCATATGGTGGTTCATATGTTGCAATGTGTAGCAAAGATCTGGGAGCGGATGTGGTATACGCATGGCCAACAGCTCAAATAGCAGTGATGGGACCTGATGGAGCAGCAAACATTGTATTTAAAAAGGAAATTAAATCTGCAAAAGATCCTGAAGCTGAAAGGCGTATAAGAATAAAAAAGTATAAAGATGACTTTGTTACACCTTATATGGCAGCAAAGAGAGGTTATGTAGATGATATAATAGTTCCTTCTGAATCGAGAAAGAGGCTTGTTGCAGTTTTTGAAATGCTTAAAAATAAGAGAGATAGCAACCTTCCTAGAAAGCATGGTAACATTCCCGTATAA
- a CDS encoding methylmalonyl-CoA mutase family protein, which produces MFDEKKLDEVKRTKKDWEDGTLSKALGRFPERKKVFKTTSDIEVKRAYTPDDVDKLDYVKDLSLPGEYPYTRGVQPTMYRGKLWTMRQYAGFATAEESNRRYKYLLSQGQTGLSVAFDLPTQIGYDSDHELSEGEVGKVGVAIDSLMDMETLFDGIPLDKVSTSMTINAPASVLLAMYVAVAEKQGVTSDKLKGTIQNDILKEYVARGTYIFPVEPSMGLITHIFEFCSKNLPKWNTISISGYHIREAGSTAVQEVAFTIADGIAYVEAAIKAGLDVDKFAPRLSFFFNANNGMFQEIAKFRAARRIWARIMKERFHAKNPKSLKLRFHTQTGGCTLTAQQPDNNVVRVAIQALSAVLGGTQSLHTNSKDEALALPSQDSVRVALRTQQIIAYESGVADTIDPLAGSYYVESLTDETEKKALEYIKKIDELGGAAKAIEKGYIQKEIEDSSYRYQKEVESGEQVVVGINKFQMEEESPKGLLKVDPAVGERQKEKLKKLKDKRDSKAVSEKLVALEGAAKNGDNLMPFIIDSVKQYATLGEICDVLRGVFGEYK; this is translated from the coding sequence ATGTTTGATGAAAAAAAACTAGATGAAGTAAAAAGGACAAAGAAAGATTGGGAAGATGGTACTCTTTCAAAAGCTCTTGGAAGATTTCCTGAAAGAAAGAAGGTTTTTAAAACAACATCAGATATAGAAGTGAAGAGGGCTTATACTCCTGATGATGTAGACAAACTTGATTATGTGAAAGATTTGTCTTTACCCGGGGAATATCCTTATACAAGAGGCGTTCAACCTACAATGTATAGGGGTAAATTATGGACGATGAGACAATATGCAGGGTTTGCGACTGCAGAAGAGTCAAATAGAAGATATAAATATCTTTTATCTCAAGGACAAACGGGACTTAGTGTAGCTTTTGATTTACCAACACAAATAGGCTATGATTCAGATCACGAACTTTCAGAAGGTGAAGTTGGAAAAGTTGGAGTTGCAATAGATTCACTTATGGATATGGAAACTTTATTTGATGGGATACCACTTGATAAGGTAAGCACTTCTATGACAATAAATGCTCCAGCATCAGTATTGCTTGCAATGTATGTTGCAGTAGCAGAAAAGCAGGGTGTAACTTCTGATAAATTAAAAGGTACTATACAAAATGATATTTTAAAAGAATATGTAGCAAGGGGGACATATATATTCCCTGTTGAACCATCAATGGGATTGATTACACATATATTTGAATTTTGTTCAAAAAATCTTCCAAAATGGAACACAATATCCATATCAGGCTACCACATAAGAGAAGCTGGATCAACAGCAGTTCAAGAAGTTGCATTTACTATTGCTGATGGAATTGCATATGTTGAAGCAGCAATAAAAGCAGGTCTTGATGTTGATAAATTTGCACCGAGATTATCATTTTTCTTTAATGCCAATAATGGAATGTTTCAGGAAATAGCTAAATTTAGGGCTGCAAGAAGAATATGGGCGAGAATAATGAAAGAAAGATTCCATGCTAAAAATCCTAAATCATTGAAACTGAGATTTCATACTCAAACTGGTGGATGTACTCTTACAGCACAACAGCCTGATAACAATGTAGTAAGGGTTGCAATACAGGCCTTGTCAGCTGTACTTGGAGGTACTCAGTCGCTCCATACAAATTCTAAAGATGAAGCACTGGCTTTGCCTAGTCAGGATTCAGTAAGAGTTGCACTTAGAACTCAGCAGATTATAGCTTATGAAAGTGGAGTAGCCGATACTATTGATCCACTTGCAGGTTCATATTATGTGGAATCTTTAACAGATGAGACGGAGAAAAAAGCATTAGAATATATTAAAAAAATAGATGAATTAGGTGGAGCTGCAAAAGCCATCGAAAAGGGATATATACAAAAAGAAATAGAAGACAGTTCATATAGATATCAAAAAGAGGTAGAATCTGGTGAACAAGTAGTTGTAGGAATAAATAAATTCCAAATGGAAGAGGAATCACCTAAAGGTCTTTTAAAGGTTGATCCTGCAGTAGGTGAGAGACAAAAGGAAAAACTTAAAAAATTAAAAGATAAAAGGGATTCAAAAGCAGTAAGTGAAAAACTTGTTGCTTTAGAAGGTGCAGCTAAAAATGGAGATAACCTTATGCCTTTTATAATTGATTCTGTAAAACAATACGCTACTTTAGGTGAGATATGTGATGTCTTAAGAGGAGTTTTTGGGGAATACAAGTAA
- a CDS encoding sodium ion-translocating decarboxylase subunit beta gives MIILNSIRSMFYSTSLVHLSIGNVFLIIVGMIMIYLAIAKKYEPFLLLGIGFGCIIANIPGNELIKQGGLISYFYLGVKKVVFPPLIFLGVGAMTDFGPMIANPSIMVLGAFAHIGIFVAIIGAKVLHFTLAESGAIGIIGGADGPMAIYVTQTLAPHLMAQISVAAYSYMALMPLIQPPIMKLLTTKKERNIMMKQARVVSKREKICFPILITVIIDLLLPPIAPLITMLMLGNLMRESGVVDRLAKTAGGSFMNVITIMLTLSIGSTMAADTFLTVKTIKIVVLGLIAFMVGTAGGVLGAKFLNKLSGGKINPLIGSAGIASVPIAARVSHSVGLQENKYNFLIMHAMGPNLAGVFGTAIAGGILITLISH, from the coding sequence ATGATAATACTTAATTCAATAAGGTCAATGTTTTATTCAACTTCATTAGTACATTTGTCAATTGGAAATGTGTTTTTAATTATTGTAGGTATGATAATGATTTATCTTGCTATTGCAAAAAAGTATGAACCATTTTTACTTTTAGGTATAGGTTTTGGATGTATAATTGCCAATATACCTGGCAATGAACTTATTAAACAAGGTGGTCTTATCAGTTATTTTTATTTAGGAGTTAAAAAAGTTGTATTTCCACCGCTCATATTTCTTGGAGTAGGGGCTATGACTGATTTCGGACCTATGATTGCAAATCCTAGTATTATGGTACTTGGAGCGTTTGCTCATATTGGAATATTTGTAGCTATTATAGGTGCCAAAGTATTACATTTTACATTAGCTGAGTCAGGTGCAATAGGTATAATTGGTGGAGCCGATGGACCAATGGCAATATATGTCACTCAAACTTTGGCACCACATCTTATGGCTCAAATTTCTGTAGCTGCATATTCTTATATGGCACTTATGCCATTAATACAACCGCCAATTATGAAATTACTAACTACAAAAAAAGAAAGAAATATAATGATGAAGCAGGCAAGAGTGGTAAGTAAGAGGGAAAAAATTTGTTTTCCAATACTTATAACAGTTATAATTGATTTGCTTCTTCCTCCAATTGCCCCACTTATAACAATGTTAATGCTTGGAAACCTTATGAGAGAATCAGGAGTTGTAGACAGGCTTGCTAAAACTGCAGGTGGTTCTTTTATGAATGTAATTACAATAATGTTGACATTATCAATAGGTTCAACTATGGCAGCAGATACATTTCTTACTGTAAAGACAATTAAGATTGTAGTTTTAGGTCTTATTGCATTTATGGTAGGTACTGCAGGAGGAGTTCTCGGAGCAAAGTTTTTGAACAAATTATCAGGAGGAAAGATAAATCCTCTAATAGGTTCGGCAGGAATTGCTTCAGTGCCAATTGCGGCGAGAGTTTCTCATAGTGTTGGATTACAGGAAAATAAATATAATTTTTTAATAATGCATGCTATGGGACCTAATTTAGCAGGTGTATTTGGAACCGCAATAGCAGGTGGCATACTTATTACATTAATTAGTCATTAA
- a CDS encoding cobalamin B12-binding domain-containing protein has translation MDRPIRVLVAKPGLDGHDRGAKVIARALRDSGMEVIYTGLRQTPAQIVEAAIQEDVDCVAMSILSGAHNTLFPKVVNLLKDKGAGDMLVIGGGVIPEEDIPGLKKAGIQAIFTPGTKTSVTIDFIKKNVKLN, from the coding sequence ATGGATAGACCAATAAGAGTTTTAGTTGCAAAACCTGGATTAGATGGACATGATAGAGGAGCTAAAGTTATAGCTAGAGCACTTAGAGATTCAGGAATGGAGGTTATATATACAGGACTCAGACAGACACCTGCTCAGATTGTTGAGGCTGCAATACAAGAAGATGTTGATTGCGTTGCTATGAGCATATTATCTGGTGCGCACAATACATTATTTCCTAAGGTTGTAAACTTACTCAAAGATAAGGGAGCAGGAGATATGCTTGTCATAGGCGGAGGTGTTATACCTGAAGAAGATATACCAGGACTTAAAAAGGCTGGAATACAAGCTATCTTTACACCGGGTACAAAAACATCAGTAACAATTGATTTTATAAAGAAAAATGTTAAATTAAATTAA
- a CDS encoding type 1 glutamine amidotransferase, with protein sequence MELNICHLYPDLLNVYGDLGNILILKYRAQQRGIDINVFNISLGDPFDSSKYDITLFGGGQDYEQSIVSEDLVKNKREGIVSYIEEGKVFLSICGGYQLLGKYYSTPDGQKLPGLDVLNIYTEGGSNRFIGNTVIYNEKFKETYVGFENHSGRTYIGDLEPLGKVIVGYGNNGEDGYEGCIYKNCFCTYFHGSLLSKNPELADRFISTAISKKYGDTKLDPLDDTLELNAKKFIIERETKNKSN encoded by the coding sequence ATGGAATTAAACATATGTCACTTATATCCTGATTTATTAAATGTATACGGAGATTTAGGAAATATACTCATATTAAAATATAGAGCACAGCAGCGGGGTATAGATATAAATGTATTTAATATATCTCTTGGAGATCCCTTTGACAGCTCTAAATATGACATAACTCTTTTTGGCGGTGGTCAGGACTATGAACAGTCCATAGTATCTGAGGATCTTGTCAAAAATAAAAGAGAAGGTATCGTAAGTTACATTGAAGAGGGTAAAGTATTTTTATCAATTTGTGGAGGCTATCAACTTCTTGGAAAATACTATTCTACACCCGATGGTCAAAAGTTGCCAGGCCTTGATGTACTCAATATATATACAGAAGGCGGCAGCAATAGATTTATAGGAAATACAGTCATATATAACGAAAAATTCAAAGAAACCTATGTAGGCTTTGAAAATCATTCTGGAAGAACTTATATAGGAGATTTAGAACCTCTTGGAAAAGTAATTGTAGGTTATGGTAATAATGGAGAAGATGGATACGAAGGCTGCATATACAAAAATTGTTTTTGCACTTATTTCCACGGTTCTCTCCTTTCTAAAAATCCTGAATTAGCAGATAGATTTATATCTACAGCTATTTCTAAAAAATATGGCGATACAAAACTCGACCCTCTAGATGATACCTTAGAATTAAATGCTAAAAAATTTATAATAGAAAGAGAAACCAAAAACAAATCTAACTAA
- a CDS encoding EamA family transporter, whose protein sequence is MKKGYLFIILTALFYSTSEVAGRILAQRGKMDPFQVMFIVFLIGAILLCPLAVKDIKVRKLRIGLNDLKYFAICGLMAVTISMVLLQYAVTYTKASTAAVLFCTNAVFTIPFAYFMLKEKITKITLISMLISLAGVIVILNPMEVVSGLGGGKDLVGILFALGSAITWSFYTVLSKKRINIYGGYVFNFFAFCFGVAALLFILVVTKKPIFSGITLSNILVLLYMGIFIKALGYIFYLGAIKETSAVTASMVFLIKPALATIFSILILNENVHVNLIIGIVCIFIGSFINFKGDKNTNELKARTKV, encoded by the coding sequence TTGAAAAAAGGATATTTATTTATTATTTTAACTGCTCTTTTTTATAGTACCTCTGAAGTTGCAGGTAGAATTTTAGCACAAAGAGGGAAAATGGATCCGTTTCAAGTTATGTTTATTGTATTTTTAATAGGTGCAATATTGTTGTGTCCATTAGCTGTTAAGGACATTAAAGTAAGAAAGTTAAGAATTGGGTTAAATGATTTGAAGTATTTTGCAATTTGTGGATTGATGGCTGTAACTATATCTATGGTACTACTCCAATATGCTGTTACTTATACTAAGGCATCTACAGCTGCGGTTCTATTTTGTACAAATGCAGTATTTACAATACCTTTTGCATATTTCATGTTGAAGGAAAAAATAACAAAAATAACTTTAATATCTATGTTGATTTCATTAGCTGGTGTGATTGTAATACTCAATCCTATGGAAGTTGTAAGCGGGCTTGGTGGTGGTAAAGATTTAGTAGGTATATTATTTGCACTTGGATCTGCAATAACTTGGTCTTTTTATACAGTACTTAGTAAAAAAAGAATTAATATATATGGAGGATATGTTTTTAATTTCTTTGCCTTTTGTTTTGGGGTAGCGGCTTTGCTATTTATTTTAGTAGTTACTAAAAAACCTATTTTTTCAGGAATCACTTTAAGTAATATTCTGGTATTACTATATATGGGTATTTTTATAAAAGCACTTGGGTATATATTTTACCTTGGAGCCATAAAAGAGACATCAGCAGTAACTGCATCAATGGTGTTTCTTATAAAACCTGCTTTAGCTACTATATTTTCTATATTAATATTAAATGAAAACGTACACGTTAATTTAATTATAGGAATTGTATGCATATTTATAGGATCTTTTATTAATTTCAAGGGAGATAAAAATACCAATGAATTAAAAGCCAGGACTAAGGTTTAG